The Bacillota bacterium genome has a window encoding:
- a CDS encoding DUF2294 domain-containing protein, which yields MTKGQAEAKISEAVSKFEIEFMGRGPKQIRTLIIQDLIVIRLKGFLSQSEQKLAENSQGVELLKKVRVTLFEIGRSYLEALIKEVVDVDIISTHSDVSTKTGEKIIVITVGENLEDRFNK from the coding sequence ATGACTAAGGGACAAGCTGAGGCAAAAATAAGCGAAGCGGTGAGTAAGTTTGAGATTGAATTTATGGGCAGAGGGCCAAAGCAAATACGGACATTGATTATTCAAGACCTAATAGTGATTAGACTCAAGGGCTTTCTAAGCCAGTCAGAACAAAAATTGGCAGAGAACAGTCAAGGAGTTGAATTGTTAAAGAAGGTCAGGGTAACACTTTTTGAAATTGGCAGAAGTTATTTAGAGGCTCTCATTAAAGAAGTTGTAGATGTAGATATTATAAGTACTCACTCTGATGTCAGTACTAAAACTGGTGAAAAAATCATAGTAATAACTGTTGGTGAGAATCTTGAAGATAGATTTAACAAATAG